The genomic window GCTTGGAAGGTGCTGCTGCTCCTCTTTCTCTTTCTCTGCTTCaaaggtgctgctgctgctgctgctgcctcgagGTCTGCTGCTGCTATAAGTGCTAAGGTTTGCTCAACTAGCTCAACGTTTAAAGAGAGAGCGATAGGAAGCCTTCCTTCTTGCTGCCGGCGCTCTTTTTGCATGTGAGGAATCTTGTAGCCTATCCCTCCTTTTTCTCTCATAATCTCTCTCATGCATGATTGCAGTGTCACGAAGCTTCGAGCTAACGTGTTGACATCATAGTTTTGATATTCTTCCTCCACGCCTTCTATCAATTCCCTTATGCTTTGAGGTGCTCTGCAATCGGTATGCGACTGGAGAGACCTGAAGAAGCAAAGATCAAGAATATTCAGGTCGGGGCTATTTGGAGGTTGCTGGATCAACTTGATATCCAGACCGGTCTGTTCTACGGCCCGTCGAAAAACCTCGTCACTAGGCTTAAGATGCGGTGTAGCATTATCTTGCTGGATAAAGATGGTCCGTTCTTCATCTTCATCGGGCCACAGGTCATGGATAGCTGGAATCAGTTTCTCACACATATAGAGCCTCATTACATCTCTTGTAACTTTCAATGATTTGAGTTCAAGTGTCCCTCTTTCTCTATTTTCACTCCTTCTTTGAGCCGGAGACTCTGTGACAAAGGCCCAAATGCCTATCTTTCCATCAAACGTGACGACACCAACATTGCCATATCTTGGTTTAGCCACGGCCGCAAGAAACATCACCTTCGCGATGCTATCCTTATGATGCAAGGTGCGTAAGGGATCAGGTTCTTCGGGAAGCAGCAAGTAGCCGTTCTCCTCCTGTGTCAGATTGAACCATTTCTCATCCATATAAACTATGTCGTCTAATTCCCGGAAAAGAGGCCAAGGAGTTCTCAGCCAATTCTCATCAGCCATAGAAATGCAAAATCTCAATCTCTCTATCTCGTTGGCTGGCTTTATCGTGGGCCTCAGTTTGTTAGTGTTGCGCCTCAACTCACCCAACACGAACCTTGCGTGTAAGGTCGTGCAGCTTACACCCAGAGACCTTGCTAGACTTCGAAATGTCCTCCGCCTATTCAGTGGGATTGTCGCCATCCTCGACAGGTCCAGATCTTTCGGCTTACGGCCgactcttcttttcttttggttcgaGACATCAACTTCCTCCCCTCGTGCAATTTGGCGATTTGCTCTTCATATTCTGCTAACAGTGCTTAGGCTTGTTTTCAGTACGTCGGCAACGAGCTTCTTGTCTGTTTTCACTACTTGTCCATCTTTGTTCTTGATTACTTTGAGAGCAAAATAAACACCAAATCTCTCCTTATTTGTCAGTTCTCTGCTTTTTGGATGCTGAGCACCTTCAAGttgtacttcttcttcttgaggAAACAAATTCAGATCTGGCACTTGTTCTTCTTGAGGATTCCAATTCAGA from Triticum aestivum cultivar Chinese Spring chromosome 3B, IWGSC CS RefSeq v2.1, whole genome shotgun sequence includes these protein-coding regions:
- the LOC123072166 gene encoding uncharacterized protein gives rise to the protein MATIPLNRRRTFRSLARSLGVSCTTLHARFVLGELRRNTNKLRPTIKPANEIERLRFCISMADENWLRTPWPLFRELDDIVYMDEKWFNLTQEENGYLLLPEEPDPLRTLHHKDSIAKVMFLAAVAKPRYGNVGVVTFDGKIGIWAFVTESPAQRRSENRERGTLELKSLKVTRDVMRLYMCEKLIPAIHDLWPDEDEERTIFIQQDNATPHLKPSDEVFRRAVEQTGLDIKLIQQPPNSPDLNILDLCFFRSLQSHTDCRAPQSIRELIEGVEEEYQNYDVNTLARSFVTLQSCMREIMREKGGIGYKIPHMQKERRQQEGRLPIALSLNVELVEQTLALIAAADLEAAAAAAAPLKQRKRKRSSSTFQAEKGKEDQQHPPSSSTLQAVAAPPPPSKQRKRKKSSSALQAKKGKEAEKGKGAIPCVPAKVVFSRIMEAVCRPVMC